A window of Candidatus Vicinibacter proximus contains these coding sequences:
- a CDS encoding aspartate aminotransferase family protein, which translates to MYLRRQFFERIAQTSEIPQAFEIDHALGSFLYSKNGEPYLDFVSGFSVSNLGHSHPEIVHAIQEQSEKYLHSNVYGEHIQTPQVGLANLLSQLLPCELNAVYFLNSGSEAVDAAIKLCRKFNSRSDIVASKNAYHGSTLGAESLRSDETHSRPFRPLIPNIKFIRPNYIEDLELIDQNTSLVITEVVQAEAGVLVLDPDYLLSLRKKCTEENVLLVFDEIQTGMCRTGKLFAFQNYGITPDVLICGKALGGGLPLSAVISSQKLLLEFSQKPALGHLTTFGGHPLSCAAGLQALKIILKNNTEQEVLRKSNLIREYFTHPKIKSIRFSGLLIAVELENEKLVMQFIRLAYQRNILVESFLFCPHAVRIAPPLNTTDEILHKACKELCEILEMI; encoded by the coding sequence ATGTATTTACGCCGCCAATTTTTTGAGAGGATTGCCCAGACCAGTGAAATTCCACAGGCATTTGAAATCGACCATGCGCTTGGTTCTTTTCTTTATTCAAAAAACGGAGAGCCTTACCTTGATTTTGTAAGCGGTTTCAGCGTAAGCAATCTTGGACATAGCCACCCAGAAATTGTTCACGCCATCCAAGAGCAATCCGAAAAGTACCTGCACAGCAATGTATATGGCGAACATATCCAAACACCCCAGGTGGGATTGGCAAACCTATTGAGTCAATTATTGCCTTGCGAACTTAATGCTGTCTATTTCTTGAATTCTGGTTCTGAAGCAGTGGATGCAGCGATCAAATTATGCAGAAAATTCAATTCCCGAAGTGACATCGTTGCCAGTAAAAACGCATACCATGGAAGCACACTTGGGGCAGAGTCGCTTAGAAGTGACGAGACTCATAGCAGGCCATTCAGACCTCTTATTCCAAATATTAAATTTATCAGACCTAACTACATAGAAGATTTAGAGCTCATCGACCAAAACACCTCTTTGGTAATCACAGAAGTCGTTCAGGCTGAAGCAGGAGTCTTGGTCCTGGATCCTGATTATCTGCTGTCCTTGAGAAAAAAATGCACAGAAGAAAATGTGTTGTTGGTTTTTGATGAAATTCAAACTGGGATGTGCCGCACAGGAAAACTATTTGCCTTTCAAAATTATGGCATCACTCCTGACGTACTTATTTGTGGAAAAGCTTTAGGAGGGGGACTACCACTTTCTGCAGTAATTTCTTCACAAAAATTACTGCTTGAATTCTCTCAAAAACCTGCATTAGGACATCTTACCACTTTTGGAGGCCATCCTCTTTCCTGTGCTGCCGGATTGCAGGCTCTAAAAATTATTTTAAAAAATAACACAGAGCAGGAAGTCCTAAGAAAATCAAATCTTATCCGGGAATATTTTACACATCCTAAAATTAAATCCATCAGATTTTCAGGACTCTTAATTGCCGTGGAGTTGGAGAACGAAAAATTAGTGATGCAATTTATCAGATTGGCTTACCAAAGGAATATTCTTGTTGAAAGTTTTCTTTTTTGTCCTCATGCTGTGCGAATCGCTCCGCCTTTAAACACCACAGATGAAATTCTCCACAAGGCATGTAAAGAACTATGCGAAATACTTGAGATGATATAG
- a CDS encoding FAD-dependent oxidoreductase → MKRRTFIIQSAIGTAAWKDIGSNLPAPNFNSSKKVKSVCIIGAGFAGLMAAHTLKERGTKVTILEAKNRIGGRVFSHHPSSAPDQVIELGAEWVGQSHELIIGLCKKFNLILENNQFETHLTFNGQYFKDGKWSLSPAFNTFWAAKKTIWKNMPEKQKKKLDRTDWWRFLSDKKFDDRDLMLRELMDSTDFGESIRHVSAYAAYAEYAESSEKNEMDLKIKGGNSQLTEALSKSIGIENILLSHKVNNIIQNKNGVQLHCENGSTFEADKLICAVPTFSLRKIQWAPQLPEIMVDALAELQYARIGKFPMVFSEKFWKQENFDMVTDTPAHYFYHATKNQNVPGGTLICYATGDKAESLNSISSEQRKSIILDALKPAFGDVGKYLKEDLKFYWGNEPSSYGAYALYGVKQWFDVMPVLSEPFQNTLFAGEHLAEWQGFMEGALQSGKDAAEKILGK, encoded by the coding sequence ATGAAAAGAAGAACATTTATCATTCAATCGGCAATTGGAACTGCAGCCTGGAAGGATATAGGAAGCAATCTCCCGGCTCCAAATTTTAACTCCTCTAAAAAAGTAAAGTCAGTGTGCATTATTGGTGCCGGCTTTGCTGGCTTGATGGCTGCACATACCCTTAAGGAAAGAGGCACAAAAGTTACCATTCTGGAAGCAAAAAACAGAATAGGGGGGCGTGTTTTTTCACATCATCCATCCTCTGCGCCGGATCAGGTCATTGAATTAGGTGCAGAATGGGTAGGTCAATCTCATGAATTAATTATAGGACTTTGTAAAAAATTTAATCTGATTCTTGAAAACAATCAATTTGAAACCCATCTAACTTTTAATGGTCAATATTTTAAAGATGGAAAATGGTCTCTTAGTCCTGCCTTTAATACTTTCTGGGCAGCCAAGAAGACCATATGGAAGAATATGCCGGAAAAACAAAAGAAGAAACTGGATCGGACAGATTGGTGGAGATTCCTATCAGATAAAAAATTTGATGACAGGGATTTAATGCTTAGAGAATTAATGGACAGTACAGATTTTGGTGAAAGTATCAGACATGTGTCCGCATATGCTGCCTACGCCGAATATGCTGAAAGTAGTGAAAAGAATGAAATGGATTTGAAAATAAAAGGTGGAAATTCTCAATTAACAGAGGCCTTAAGTAAATCCATCGGCATAGAAAATATTCTACTAAGTCACAAAGTTAACAACATCATTCAAAATAAGAATGGAGTGCAATTACATTGTGAAAATGGTAGCACATTTGAGGCAGACAAACTGATTTGTGCCGTTCCCACTTTCTCCTTAAGAAAAATCCAATGGGCCCCACAATTGCCAGAAATTATGGTGGATGCTTTAGCAGAGCTCCAATATGCCCGAATTGGAAAATTTCCCATGGTCTTTTCTGAAAAGTTTTGGAAGCAAGAAAATTTTGACATGGTAACAGACACACCCGCTCACTATTTTTATCACGCCACAAAGAACCAAAATGTTCCTGGAGGAACTTTGATTTGTTATGCCACAGGAGATAAAGCTGAATCCCTGAATTCGATAAGTTCGGAACAACGCAAATCTATAATTCTAGATGCCCTTAAACCTGCATTCGGTGATGTAGGTAAATATCTAAAAGAAGACTTAAAGTTTTATTGGGGAAATGAGCCTTCTTCTTATGGTGCTTATGCTTTGTATGGTGTGAAGCAATGGTTTGATGTAATGCCTGTACTGAGTGAACCCTTCCAGAATACTTTATTTGCCGGAGAACATTTGGCAGAATGGCAGGGGTTTATGGAAGGAGCTTTACAAAGTGGAAAAGATGCTGCTGAAAAAATATTGGGAAAATAA
- the tmk gene encoding dTMP kinase has product MAKPVFIAFEGIDGSGKSTQAKLLREALDKSGQKVLLTAEPTNQTIGSLIRAAFSGRMEADHRTIAGLFVADRLDHILHSEYGMLPMQQNGYHIICDRYYFSSYAYQGVHMSMDWVIKANALSADLLRPDLNVFIDVSPELAMERIHASRPDREMYETLDNLRKVRDQYFKAFDLLKETETVVVINGDEEIEKIHSEVKKTILKYF; this is encoded by the coding sequence ATGGCAAAACCTGTTTTCATTGCATTTGAAGGAATTGATGGTAGTGGTAAAAGCACACAAGCAAAATTGTTGCGCGAAGCACTAGACAAATCCGGACAGAAGGTTTTGCTCACGGCAGAACCAACCAATCAAACAATAGGCTCCCTAATCCGTGCAGCGTTCAGTGGAAGAATGGAGGCCGATCATCGCACGATAGCCGGTTTATTTGTTGCAGACCGACTGGATCATATCCTGCATTCTGAGTATGGAATGCTTCCCATGCAACAGAATGGTTATCACATTATTTGTGATCGTTATTATTTTTCGTCTTATGCCTATCAGGGCGTTCATATGTCCATGGATTGGGTAATAAAGGCTAATGCGCTGAGTGCAGACTTGCTTCGGCCGGATCTAAATGTTTTTATAGATGTTTCTCCCGAGCTGGCAATGGAAAGAATTCATGCTTCGCGACCAGATAGAGAGATGTATGAAACGTTAGACAATCTGAGAAAAGTAAGAGATCAATATTTTAAAGCATTTGATTTACTTAAAGAAACGGAAACTGTTGTGGTGATCAATGGAGATGAGGAAATAGAAAAGATTCACTCAGAAGTGAAGAAAACGATTTTAAAATACTTTTAG
- a CDS encoding T9SS type A sorting domain-containing protein, translating into MSCKILKCCFFLVIMFLEIFQVEAQKWIETKYKISTTQDLVYAEVLDFAGNRRSLKLDLSLPTDDQPPACGRPLLILIHGGAFLAGSKSDGLLANGRQDFAKRGYVTASMDYRLGMFNTDKQVHCNVTQLFNAPWDCLNVTDTLEWYRAFFRAVQDGNKAIDFLLSRPELNIDKRNVFILGESAGAITALGVGFMDRQEEILSPYHKQNDVAAPNLIYQDLCIRQTGYDTGIAFMNLSRPDLVSDYNPARTRNFKIKGVAAFYGAMFYDMFEQRSSDVDLPSLYLFHQPNDLVVSIGYKKLLQDLASCFSNLGGCQDIISRPLAMGSDLLNDRYKQILSGLQTKADLVYDRTSNNGDCLYQVLNPNSGGGHTVDNYILRTQTVAGLFAKRIDESIPCIVGVEQPGQKNTLIHIFPNPVNGTLHLSTESNIQKCAVFTLEGKKLLFFNSTEINPTKQINLAGLSPGVYLLNLWSEDQMFIQKIIVSSR; encoded by the coding sequence ATGAGTTGTAAAATTTTGAAATGCTGTTTCTTCTTAGTCATCATGTTTTTGGAAATTTTTCAGGTAGAAGCACAAAAGTGGATAGAGACAAAATACAAGATTTCTACAACTCAGGATTTAGTTTATGCAGAAGTTTTGGATTTTGCAGGAAATAGAAGAAGCCTCAAACTTGACTTAAGTCTGCCAACAGACGATCAACCACCTGCTTGTGGTAGACCCTTACTTATCCTTATCCATGGCGGGGCATTCCTTGCAGGATCAAAAAGCGATGGGTTGTTGGCCAATGGAAGACAAGATTTTGCAAAAAGAGGTTATGTTACCGCCTCAATGGATTACAGATTGGGCATGTTTAATACGGATAAGCAGGTGCATTGTAATGTGACCCAATTGTTCAATGCTCCTTGGGATTGTTTGAATGTAACAGATACCTTGGAATGGTACCGGGCATTTTTCAGAGCAGTACAAGATGGAAATAAGGCAATAGATTTTTTACTTTCCCGTCCCGAATTAAATATTGACAAAAGGAATGTTTTTATTTTGGGCGAAAGTGCAGGTGCCATTACGGCATTGGGCGTTGGGTTTATGGATAGGCAGGAAGAAATACTTTCTCCGTATCATAAACAAAATGATGTTGCCGCACCTAATCTGATATATCAGGATTTATGCATCCGGCAAACTGGATATGATACAGGTATTGCGTTTATGAATCTTAGCAGACCGGACCTGGTTTCAGATTACAATCCTGCAAGAACAAGAAATTTTAAAATCAAAGGTGTTGCAGCATTTTATGGTGCAATGTTTTACGATATGTTTGAGCAAAGAAGTTCCGATGTAGATCTTCCGAGTTTATATCTTTTTCATCAACCCAATGATTTGGTGGTTTCCATAGGCTATAAAAAATTATTGCAAGATCTGGCTTCATGCTTTTCCAATCTTGGCGGCTGTCAGGACATTATCTCAAGACCGCTTGCCATGGGGTCTGACTTGTTGAATGACCGATACAAGCAGATTTTATCCGGTCTCCAGACAAAGGCTGACTTGGTTTATGATCGGACATCAAACAATGGAGATTGTTTGTATCAGGTATTGAATCCTAATTCAGGTGGCGGTCATACCGTGGACAATTATATTTTAAGAACCCAAACAGTTGCTGGTTTATTTGCAAAAAGAATCGATGAGTCGATTCCCTGTATAGTAGGTGTTGAGCAGCCTGGTCAAAAAAATACATTGATTCATATTTTTCCAAATCCAGTAAATGGAACACTTCATCTGTCTACCGAAAGTAACATCCAAAAGTGTGCCGTTTTTACTTTGGAGGGTAAGAAATTATTGTTCTTCAACAGTACGGAAATTAATCCCACGAAACAAATTAATCTTGCTGGTTTATCCCCGGGAGTTTACCTTTTGAATTTATGGTCGGAAGATCAAATGTTTATCCAAAAAATTATCGTGTCTTCCAGGTAA
- a CDS encoding T9SS type A sorting domain-containing protein, with amino-acid sequence MKYRYSFLFLFAFCYVGNAQTFSEQVAAIIYTHCSNCHRPGEIGPFPLTNYEEVKDRAFTIKHVTESRYMPPWKPDPKYRNFQHENYLTDAEINILGKWVDAGMPQGDPSKEPRFPNFPSGSQIGTPDLVVSFAQKYVHKGDGRDEYKYFVLPTNLTEDKELIALEMRPGNNKIVHHTLFWADNTGAARAEDAKSPEYGYTGGSANALRGEQLPGYVPGQKPNLYTNGMSQMVPKGSDLVLQMHYAPTAVDQSDSSVVNLFFAKQPSKRTVYNKIMLPPDLINGPFIIPANTVKQFHGVYKVPLNVSLVGIWPHCHMLGKDWEVYAKLPNGSQIPLIKISDWDFNWQGGYYFQKLIVIPAGSEIHAFATYDNTSDNPVNPNSPPKSITWGEGTSDEMYYLPISFVLFQPGDENVSLGNDDLAGKGILNRDIQNQLMPIYPNPSKAEINIPFVLNADQPVQLDLIDLMGQKVSNLVEKRNYMQGQHALKVKIPEIGNGVYFVMLRTNSGTLSQKLVIQR; translated from the coding sequence ATGAAATACAGGTACAGTTTTCTTTTTCTATTTGCCTTTTGTTATGTTGGTAATGCGCAGACTTTTTCCGAACAGGTAGCTGCAATTATCTATACCCATTGCAGCAATTGCCACAGACCTGGAGAAATAGGCCCATTCCCTTTGACAAATTATGAAGAAGTCAAGGACAGAGCATTTACCATTAAGCACGTTACAGAATCCAGATATATGCCACCCTGGAAGCCGGATCCAAAATATCGTAACTTCCAGCATGAGAATTACCTTACAGATGCGGAAATCAATATTTTGGGTAAATGGGTGGATGCAGGAATGCCACAGGGAGATCCTTCAAAGGAACCCCGGTTTCCAAACTTTCCATCAGGATCCCAAATAGGTACCCCTGATCTTGTAGTCTCCTTTGCTCAAAAATACGTGCACAAAGGAGATGGCCGAGACGAATACAAGTATTTCGTTTTGCCCACCAATCTTACAGAAGACAAAGAGCTGATAGCGCTTGAAATGAGACCTGGCAACAATAAAATTGTACACCACACCTTGTTTTGGGCAGATAACACAGGAGCTGCCAGGGCGGAAGATGCCAAGTCTCCTGAATACGGATATACCGGGGGATCTGCTAATGCTTTAAGGGGAGAGCAATTGCCGGGATATGTTCCAGGCCAAAAACCAAATCTATATACCAACGGGATGTCTCAGATGGTTCCAAAGGGATCAGATTTGGTTTTACAAATGCATTATGCACCAACCGCCGTTGATCAATCAGACAGTTCGGTAGTGAATCTTTTCTTTGCCAAGCAACCTAGCAAAAGAACAGTTTATAATAAAATCATGCTTCCTCCTGATCTGATCAACGGACCCTTCATCATTCCAGCCAATACTGTAAAACAGTTTCATGGTGTTTACAAAGTACCACTCAATGTAAGTTTGGTAGGAATCTGGCCGCATTGTCATATGTTGGGTAAGGATTGGGAAGTGTATGCCAAACTCCCAAATGGCAGTCAAATTCCTTTAATCAAAATCAGTGACTGGGATTTTAACTGGCAAGGTGGGTATTATTTTCAAAAGCTTATCGTGATTCCTGCAGGCAGTGAAATTCATGCATTTGCAACTTATGATAATACTTCTGACAACCCGGTAAATCCAAATTCGCCACCAAAATCAATCACTTGGGGTGAAGGAACATCCGATGAAATGTACTACCTCCCCATTAGTTTTGTATTGTTTCAGCCCGGAGATGAAAATGTAAGTCTCGGTAACGATGACCTAGCCGGAAAAGGGATTTTGAACAGAGATATACAAAATCAGTTAATGCCGATTTACCCTAATCCTTCCAAGGCGGAAATAAACATTCCATTTGTATTGAATGCAGACCAACCGGTTCAGTTGGACCTGATCGATCTGATGGGACAAAAAGTATCCAACCTTGTGGAAAAAAGAAATTATATGCAAGGTCAGCATGCACTGAAAGTTAAAATACCTGAAATTGGCAATGGTGTTTATTTTGTAATGTTAAGGACCAATTCAGGTACATTAAGTCAAAAATTGGTCATACAACGCTAA
- a CDS encoding DUF1761 domain-containing protein, which yields MNWIAILVAALVPMAVGFVWYHKKVMGDAWMRETGLTEEKINGANMPMIYGLSLLFAIMLAMATPILCIHQMGVESALLNAVNDPARADAAKMIVDKFKTGGEYANEFRTFKHGALHGILSGIFLIFPIIATNGFFERKSFKLTMMNTAYWTIVLAIMCGIVSGWQ from the coding sequence ATGAATTGGATTGCTATTCTCGTTGCAGCTTTGGTGCCCATGGCTGTAGGTTTCGTTTGGTATCATAAAAAAGTGATGGGCGATGCCTGGATGAGGGAAACAGGTCTCACTGAAGAGAAAATTAATGGCGCAAATATGCCTATGATCTATGGGCTTTCATTGCTTTTTGCCATAATGCTGGCGATGGCCACGCCTATTCTTTGTATTCATCAAATGGGTGTAGAAAGTGCATTGCTCAATGCAGTGAATGATCCTGCCCGTGCCGACGCCGCTAAAATGATCGTGGATAAGTTTAAAACTGGAGGAGAGTATGCCAATGAGTTCCGAACTTTCAAGCATGGTGCATTGCATGGTATTTTATCCGGAATCTTTTTAATTTTTCCGATCATTGCGACCAATGGTTTTTTTGAAAGAAAATCCTTTAAACTTACCATGATGAATACGGCTTATTGGACTATAGTTTTAGCCATTATGTGCGGGATTGTTAGTGGTTGGCAATAA
- a CDS encoding peptide chain release factor 3: MSVLEEINKRRTFGIVSHPDAGKTTLTEKLLLFGGAIQIAGAVKSNKIKKHATSDFMEIERQRGISVATSVMAFPYRDLQINILDTPGHKDFAEDTFRTLTAVDSVIVVIDVAKGVEEQTEKLVQVCRMRKTPIIVFINKLDREGKDAFDLLDEVETKLNLRVTPLSWPIGMGQRFQGVYSLYEKKIIHFRPHGKQEGEDAVVIEDIHDPKLSSIIGERPHQQLTEDLETVLGVYPEFNRQDYLDGKVCPVFYGSAVNNFGVRELLDCFVEIAPTPLPRETEERIVHPEEESMSGFVFKIHANMDPKHRDRIAFFRICSGVFKRNTNFYHVRLGRSLKFSNPTSFMAARKEVVDEAYPGDVVGLYDSGNFKIGDSLTEGEKLHFKGIPRFSPEIFRFVNNADPSKFKQFAKGLEQLMDEGVAQMFTKEDSQRKIIGVVGALQFDVIQYRLENEYNAACSYDPINLHKACWVQCDDPKKMEDFIQRRKKDIAKDKEGKVVFLAESAWTLKLVQDNFPDIKFHMTSEF, from the coding sequence ATGAGTGTCTTGGAAGAAATCAACAAACGCAGAACTTTTGGTATTGTATCCCACCCGGATGCCGGAAAAACCACTTTGACCGAAAAGCTACTTTTGTTTGGTGGAGCTATTCAAATTGCAGGTGCAGTTAAATCCAATAAAATAAAAAAACATGCCACTTCCGATTTTATGGAAATCGAGAGACAAAGAGGTATTTCTGTGGCAACTTCAGTGATGGCATTTCCTTATCGTGATCTGCAAATTAATATTTTGGATACCCCTGGTCACAAGGATTTCGCAGAAGATACTTTCAGAACCTTAACAGCTGTGGACAGTGTAATTGTGGTGATTGATGTAGCGAAAGGAGTGGAGGAGCAGACGGAGAAACTCGTTCAGGTATGTCGTATGCGTAAGACACCCATTATCGTGTTCATTAATAAACTCGATAGAGAAGGTAAGGATGCTTTTGATTTGTTGGATGAAGTGGAAACCAAATTAAATTTAAGGGTTACACCTCTTTCCTGGCCAATCGGTATGGGTCAGCGATTTCAAGGGGTCTATAGTTTATATGAGAAGAAAATTATTCATTTTAGACCACATGGAAAGCAGGAAGGAGAAGATGCTGTGGTGATAGAGGATATTCATGATCCAAAGTTGTCCTCCATCATTGGGGAAAGACCACACCAGCAACTTACGGAAGATCTTGAAACAGTTCTTGGGGTTTATCCGGAATTTAACCGTCAGGATTATCTGGACGGAAAGGTTTGTCCGGTATTTTATGGAAGCGCGGTGAATAATTTTGGGGTAAGAGAACTTCTGGATTGTTTCGTGGAAATTGCTCCAACACCTCTGCCTCGTGAAACGGAAGAGAGAATAGTGCATCCTGAAGAAGAATCCATGAGTGGTTTCGTGTTTAAAATTCATGCCAACATGGATCCCAAACATCGGGACAGGATCGCTTTTTTTAGAATTTGTTCCGGGGTTTTTAAAAGGAATACCAATTTTTATCATGTACGTCTTGGCAGATCCCTTAAATTTTCAAACCCTACATCTTTCATGGCTGCCCGCAAAGAGGTCGTGGATGAAGCCTATCCGGGTGATGTAGTTGGACTTTATGACAGCGGTAATTTTAAAATAGGAGATTCACTAACAGAAGGAGAGAAGTTACACTTTAAGGGAATACCGAGGTTTTCTCCGGAGATTTTTAGGTTTGTCAACAACGCCGATCCATCCAAATTCAAGCAGTTTGCAAAAGGACTGGAGCAACTCATGGACGAAGGTGTTGCACAGATGTTTACCAAGGAAGATTCGCAGCGCAAGATTATTGGTGTGGTGGGTGCTTTACAGTTTGATGTGATCCAGTATCGCCTGGAAAACGAATACAATGCTGCCTGCTCCTATGATCCGATCAATTTACACAAAGCCTGCTGGGTGCAGTGTGACGATCCAAAGAAAATGGAAGATTTTATCCAAAGGAGGAAAAAAGACATTGCAAAGGATAAGGAAGGGAAAGTTGTTTTTTTAGCGGAATCCGCCTGGACACTCAAACTTGTTCAGGATAATTTTCCGGATATTAAATTCCACATGACCAGCGAATTTTAA
- a CDS encoding DUF255 domain-containing protein, which yields MYKSLVLSLSLFFTLQQAALFGQESKGGMEFFHGTFSEALEKANVEGKIIFMDAFTTWCGPCRRMASSTFPDSEVGGFYNANFINLKVDMEKGEGPDLAIRYSVNSYPTLLYIDGSGKIIHKGVGMRGPEQFIELGREALKKNDRSGEFAKKYEAGDRDPKTVLEYIKSLNMVGKSSLKITNEYLATQKNLKSKENLEIILEGTTEADSRIFDLLIQNKEDIIKLKKKEVFEAKVYQACFRTYSKALEFRNETLLKEAQSKIKNNPNKAQDFIFQTNMEYYGKTGDAKQYLSSAKSYVKKSVKNDALKLAATAQNAINYFRTDKDVVDFAEGLAKKAMENGGLTNQYYLYGSILKMQGKHQEAIKTLRKGLELAKERMEAPFQFEQMLRELETK from the coding sequence ATGTATAAATCATTAGTACTTAGCCTTAGTTTATTTTTCACTTTACAACAAGCAGCGCTTTTCGGACAGGAAAGTAAAGGGGGCATGGAATTCTTTCATGGAACTTTTAGCGAAGCATTGGAAAAAGCCAATGTTGAAGGTAAAATTATTTTTATGGATGCTTTTACAACCTGGTGTGGACCATGCAGAAGAATGGCATCCAGCACTTTTCCGGATAGTGAAGTAGGTGGTTTTTACAATGCAAATTTCATCAACCTTAAAGTGGATATGGAGAAGGGGGAAGGGCCTGATTTGGCCATTCGTTATTCGGTAAATTCATATCCAACATTGCTTTATATAGATGGATCAGGAAAGATCATACACAAGGGTGTTGGTATGAGAGGGCCTGAACAGTTTATTGAACTTGGGAGGGAAGCTTTGAAAAAGAATGACCGTTCCGGTGAATTTGCAAAGAAATACGAAGCCGGTGACCGGGACCCTAAGACTGTGCTGGAATACATCAAGTCTTTAAATATGGTTGGTAAATCAAGTTTAAAAATCACCAACGAATATTTGGCCACACAAAAAAATCTTAAATCAAAGGAAAACTTGGAAATAATTTTGGAAGGAACCACCGAAGCAGATTCAAGAATTTTTGATTTATTGATTCAAAATAAGGAAGACATCATTAAGCTTAAAAAGAAGGAAGTATTTGAAGCAAAAGTTTACCAGGCTTGTTTTAGGACCTATTCAAAGGCACTTGAATTTCGAAATGAAACATTACTTAAAGAAGCTCAGTCTAAGATTAAAAACAATCCCAATAAAGCCCAGGATTTTATATTCCAGACCAATATGGAGTATTACGGCAAGACAGGTGATGCCAAGCAATACCTGAGCTCCGCAAAATCGTATGTAAAGAAGTCGGTAAAAAATGATGCCCTAAAACTTGCAGCTACTGCACAAAATGCCATCAACTACTTCAGGACCGATAAAGATGTGGTTGATTTTGCTGAAGGACTTGCAAAAAAAGCCATGGAAAATGGTGGATTGACCAATCAATACTACCTCTATGGTAGTATCCTCAAAATGCAGGGAAAGCATCAGGAAGCCATCAAAACACTCAGGAAAGGTTTGGAACTCGCCAAAGAAAGAATGGAGGCACCATTTCAATTTGAACAGATGCTGCGGGAACTAGAAACAAAATAA
- a CDS encoding MFS transporter, protein MVKIKEFVLNSYSGIHKNVWILATAMFINRCGSIVMLFLSVYLSQELQFSIQQTGIVMAMLGIGSLTGSLLGGFLVDKIGYYKVLVSTIITSGAVLFMVSFTSNFYVVCLLIFLFTATGDAFRPANITAMSSFTDESNYTRSIGLNRLAMNLGFSVAPIIGGLLAVVNFKAIFWVDGLTCIAAGIFIIVFIGKARRVERKNGLSKKTNVRNDEPVLSPWKDYFYLLFLLVCLLYATSFFQFFTSLPLYYKNVYGLSPKTIGLLMAMNGLGVALIEMSVIYLLENKLRNFTYIKIGCAVLIVAFIMMNIWKGMWVLVVSIILITLSEILAMPFMASFCMRRANPQSMGRYMGLYSMAWAVALIIAPIIGTQLIDRYSFEVMWYSLAGVTFLAMSLMFYIKDRDRLNVASN, encoded by the coding sequence ATGGTCAAAATCAAAGAATTTGTCCTTAATTCTTACTCTGGAATCCATAAAAATGTCTGGATTTTAGCCACTGCCATGTTTATCAATCGGTGTGGCAGTATCGTCATGTTGTTTTTAAGTGTTTACCTCAGCCAGGAATTGCAATTCTCTATCCAACAGACTGGAATTGTCATGGCCATGCTTGGAATAGGAAGCCTTACAGGTTCATTATTAGGAGGATTCCTGGTAGATAAAATTGGTTATTATAAAGTTTTGGTCAGTACCATTATTACATCCGGAGCAGTGCTTTTTATGGTAAGTTTTACCTCCAACTTTTACGTAGTTTGTTTGCTTATATTTCTATTTACTGCTACAGGTGATGCCTTCAGACCGGCCAACATTACAGCCATGAGCAGCTTTACGGATGAATCAAATTATACCCGAAGCATCGGACTAAATAGATTAGCCATGAACCTTGGATTTTCAGTCGCACCAATTATTGGCGGATTGTTGGCCGTGGTTAACTTTAAAGCAATATTCTGGGTGGATGGATTGACTTGTATTGCGGCAGGAATATTTATCATTGTCTTTATTGGAAAGGCAAGAAGGGTGGAACGAAAGAATGGTCTGTCGAAGAAAACCAATGTCAGAAATGATGAACCCGTACTTTCTCCTTGGAAAGATTATTTTTATTTGTTGTTTCTTTTGGTTTGTTTACTGTATGCAACATCATTTTTTCAATTTTTCACCAGTCTTCCTTTGTATTATAAAAATGTCTATGGACTTAGTCCTAAAACCATCGGTTTGCTCATGGCAATGAATGGACTGGGTGTTGCTTTAATCGAAATGTCGGTAATCTATTTACTGGAAAACAAATTGAGGAATTTTACCTATATAAAAATCGGTTGCGCAGTATTGATTGTAGCTTTTATCATGATGAATATTTGGAAAGGGATGTGGGTACTCGTTGTGTCTATTATACTCATTACCCTTAGTGAAATTTTGGCCATGCCGTTTATGGCAAGTTTTTGCATGCGTCGTGCGAATCCTCAATCCATGGGGCGCTATATGGGTCTGTATTCCATGGCCTGGGCGGTTGCGTTGATTATTGCACCAATCATAGGCACTCAACTGATTGATCGGTACAGTTTTGAAGTCATGTGGTACAGTCTTGCTGGGGTTACTTTTCTAGCTATGAGTCTGATGTTTTATATAAAGGACCGTGACAGACTAAATGTGGCATCCAACTAA